In the genome of Methylophaga nitratireducenticrescens, one region contains:
- the purL gene encoding phosphoribosylformylglycinamidine synthase, which yields MLQLVGRPAFSAFRLEKLLRAIRADVATVSALRSEYHYFAELEGDGQLNEADLATLGELLEASKGNSSIQTKEGLFLITPRPGTISPWSSKATDIVHNSGLTDIVRVERGIAFYVTSKSTLSSEQRATIAAKLHDRMIESVFDNEDDAEQLFMHTAPRPLLSVDILNGGRQALVEANQNLGLALAEDEIEYLFDNFSALNRNPNDIELMMFAQANSEHCRHKIFKADWIIDGKMQDRSLFDMIRYTHEQHPEGVVKAYNDNSSVIEGQRSHRFQVDMSDNHYCYEGEQQHILMKVETHNHPTAISPFPGAATGAGGEIRDEGATGRGSKPKAGLTGFSVSNLQIPGFEQPWETDYGKPARIASALQIMIDGPLGGAAFNNEFGRPNLCGYFRTYEAKVPSDNGFEMRGYHKPIMVAGGLGSIRPQHVEKHIMQPGTQLIALGGPAMLIGLGGGAASSVASGTSEEGLDFASVQRGNPEMERRCQEVIDRCVALNDKNPIVSIHDVGAGGLSNAFPELVDDSGRGGRFELRVIPNDEPGMSPMEIWCNESQERYVLGVNPEDIELFQAICERERCPWAIVGETTEDQHLLLGDAEFENNPIDMPLSLLLGKPPKMLRDVKHHSKPKPELDLSGITVSDALERIIKLPTVASKNFLITIGDRSITGLVARDQMVGPWQVPVADCAVTLADHHGLLGEAMSMGERTPLAVIDAPASGRMAIGEALTNIAAADIEKISDIKLSANWMAACGHSGEDALLYDTVKAVGMELCPQLGIAIPVGKDSLSMKTVWEEAGETKAVTSPLSLIISAFSPVTDASKTLTPQLRTDLGETRLIYLDLGHGHNRLAASALAQVYNQVGHHGPDVDDARNLKNFFAAMQQLKQDELVLAYHDRSDGGLITTLCEMAFAGHCGLNINLTGLGEALPVLFSEELGAVIQIKAEHQDAVLEVLQQFDLSKHSHLIGEVSADQTIQINVNGEQVLNQRRHTLQKFWAETSYRMQALRDNPGCAEQEFAALDDEQDPGLHAKLNFDLKEQVAAPFIISGQRPKMAILREQGVNGQLEMAAAFDHAGFTSVDVHMSDIVEGRVSLADFKGLVACGGFSYGDVLGAGRGWASTVLHNARARDEFAAFFAREDTFSLGVCNGCQMLSQLKSLIPGSEHWPRFSRNLSEQFEARFSLVEITESPSILLQDMAGSIMPIAVAHGEGRIDFTEGGSMSDALVAMRYVDHYGQPTERYPFNPNGSANGHNGFTTTDGRVTILMPHPERVIRSVQHSWHPDDWGKDAPWLRVFHNARRWVG from the coding sequence ATGCTGCAATTAGTTGGCCGTCCGGCTTTCTCTGCTTTCCGACTTGAAAAATTGCTGCGCGCCATACGCGCTGATGTTGCCACAGTGAGCGCATTAAGGAGTGAATATCACTATTTCGCGGAACTGGAAGGCGATGGCCAGCTTAATGAAGCGGATCTTGCCACTTTGGGTGAACTGCTTGAGGCCAGCAAAGGCAATAGTAGTATACAAACTAAAGAAGGTCTGTTTTTGATCACTCCGCGTCCGGGGACAATTTCGCCCTGGTCCAGTAAAGCGACCGATATTGTGCATAACAGTGGTTTAACTGACATCGTTCGGGTTGAACGCGGAATCGCTTTTTATGTCACCAGCAAATCTACACTCAGCAGTGAACAACGCGCTACGATTGCAGCGAAATTGCATGACCGCATGATTGAAAGTGTATTTGATAATGAAGATGACGCTGAACAATTGTTCATGCATACAGCTCCCAGACCCTTATTATCAGTTGATATTCTCAATGGCGGACGTCAGGCATTGGTTGAGGCCAATCAAAACCTGGGTCTGGCACTGGCTGAGGATGAAATCGAATACCTGTTTGATAATTTCAGTGCACTTAACCGCAACCCGAATGACATAGAACTGATGATGTTTGCTCAGGCCAACTCTGAGCATTGCCGTCACAAAATATTCAAGGCTGACTGGATCATTGATGGCAAAATGCAGGATCGCAGTCTGTTCGATATGATTCGTTATACACATGAGCAACATCCTGAAGGTGTCGTTAAAGCTTATAACGATAACTCTTCAGTTATCGAAGGTCAGCGTAGTCATCGTTTTCAGGTGGATATGAGTGATAATCACTACTGCTACGAAGGCGAGCAGCAGCATATTCTGATGAAGGTTGAAACGCATAATCATCCAACGGCTATTTCACCTTTTCCTGGTGCGGCGACCGGCGCCGGTGGTGAAATTCGTGATGAAGGTGCGACAGGACGTGGCTCTAAACCTAAAGCAGGCTTAACCGGCTTTTCAGTGTCCAACTTGCAGATTCCCGGCTTTGAACAACCATGGGAAACCGATTATGGCAAACCTGCCCGTATCGCTTCTGCTCTGCAAATCATGATTGATGGCCCATTAGGTGGCGCGGCATTTAACAATGAATTTGGCCGCCCCAATTTATGCGGTTATTTCCGCACCTATGAAGCTAAAGTGCCATCTGATAATGGCTTTGAAATGCGCGGATATCACAAACCCATCATGGTAGCTGGTGGTCTGGGTAGTATTCGGCCTCAGCATGTTGAAAAACATATCATGCAACCAGGCACTCAGCTGATTGCGCTTGGCGGCCCGGCTATGTTGATAGGTCTGGGTGGTGGTGCAGCTTCCTCGGTGGCTTCCGGTACCAGTGAAGAGGGACTGGATTTTGCCTCAGTGCAACGCGGTAATCCGGAAATGGAACGCCGTTGTCAGGAAGTTATTGATCGCTGTGTGGCACTTAATGATAAAAATCCAATTGTATCTATTCATGACGTCGGTGCCGGTGGGTTATCTAATGCGTTTCCTGAACTGGTTGACGACAGCGGTCGTGGTGGCCGTTTTGAGCTTCGGGTCATTCCAAATGATGAACCAGGCATGTCACCGATGGAAATCTGGTGTAATGAATCTCAGGAACGCTATGTATTAGGCGTGAACCCAGAAGATATTGAGTTGTTCCAGGCTATTTGTGAAAGAGAACGCTGTCCTTGGGCAATTGTAGGTGAAACCACCGAAGATCAGCATTTATTGCTGGGTGATGCCGAATTTGAAAATAATCCAATCGATATGCCGTTATCGCTGCTATTGGGTAAACCGCCAAAAATGCTGCGCGATGTCAAACATCACAGCAAACCAAAACCCGAGTTGGATCTGAGCGGTATTACCGTTAGCGATGCGTTGGAACGGATAATAAAACTACCAACAGTGGCCAGCAAAAACTTTCTGATCACCATCGGTGACCGCAGTATTACTGGTCTGGTGGCCCGGGATCAGATGGTTGGCCCCTGGCAGGTGCCTGTTGCCGATTGTGCGGTAACGCTGGCCGATCACCACGGTTTATTGGGTGAAGCCATGTCTATGGGGGAACGTACACCCTTAGCCGTTATCGATGCTCCGGCATCGGGTCGGATGGCGATTGGTGAAGCGTTAACCAATATTGCGGCGGCGGATATTGAGAAAATAAGTGATATCAAACTGTCAGCTAACTGGATGGCCGCCTGTGGACATAGCGGCGAAGATGCTTTGTTGTATGACACCGTCAAAGCCGTTGGCATGGAATTATGCCCGCAACTGGGCATTGCTATACCGGTGGGCAAGGATTCCCTGTCGATGAAAACAGTCTGGGAGGAAGCGGGCGAAACCAAAGCGGTTACTTCGCCGTTATCGCTTATTATCAGTGCATTTTCACCGGTTACTGATGCCAGTAAAACGTTAACGCCACAATTACGTACCGATCTGGGTGAAACCCGTCTGATTTATCTGGATTTAGGTCATGGACATAATCGCCTGGCAGCCTCTGCTTTAGCGCAGGTTTATAACCAGGTCGGACATCATGGCCCGGATGTTGACGATGCGCGTAACCTGAAAAACTTCTTTGCGGCCATGCAGCAATTGAAGCAGGACGAATTGGTGTTGGCGTATCACGATCGCAGTGATGGTGGTCTTATCACCACTTTATGTGAAATGGCTTTTGCCGGGCATTGCGGTCTGAATATTAATTTGACTGGACTGGGTGAAGCCCTACCAGTGCTGTTTAGCGAAGAACTGGGTGCCGTCATTCAGATCAAGGCGGAACATCAGGATGCGGTACTGGAAGTTCTGCAGCAGTTTGATTTAAGCAAACACAGTCATCTGATTGGTGAAGTCTCAGCAGATCAAACGATTCAAATTAACGTTAATGGCGAACAAGTATTAAATCAGCGTCGTCATACATTACAAAAATTCTGGGCTGAAACCAGCTACCGGATGCAGGCTTTACGCGATAACCCGGGTTGTGCCGAGCAGGAATTTGCTGCGTTGGACGATGAACAAGATCCCGGTTTGCATGCTAAGCTGAATTTTGATCTGAAAGAACAAGTTGCAGCGCCGTTTATTATCAGCGGACAGCGACCTAAAATGGCGATTCTGCGTGAGCAGGGCGTTAATGGTCAGCTGGAAATGGCTGCAGCATTTGATCATGCCGGCTTTACTTCAGTCGATGTACATATGAGCGATATTGTCGAAGGTCGCGTATCTCTGGCCGATTTCAAAGGTCTGGTGGCCTGTGGTGGTTTCTCATATGGTGACGTGCTGGGAGCAGGGCGTGGCTGGGCCAGTACCGTATTACACAATGCGCGTGCACGGGATGAGTTTGCGGCGTTTTTTGCCCGCGAAGATACCTTCTCGCTTGGCGTATGTAATGGCTGTCAAATGCTGTCACAATTGAAATCGCTAATTCCAGGCAGTGAGCATTGGCCGCGGTTCAGTCGTAATTTGTCTGAACAGTTTG